One Kallotenue papyrolyticum genomic window carries:
- a CDS encoding SMI1/KNR4 family protein: MYTSIQQLIDEISKNLDAEPPATEDMIREAESLAGYSFPEDYKSFLMWSNGSEGQVGGRYVSLWNVGRLRELNDGYGINLYLPGVLAIGTDGGGQGYALDFRSSATSPAFIQVPLGDLNFDSITILEDSFFEGMRRALMK; the protein is encoded by the coding sequence ATGTACACATCTATACAACAGTTAATAGATGAAATTTCGAAAAATTTGGACGCCGAACCGCCGGCTACGGAAGATATGATCCGTGAAGCCGAAAGTCTGGCAGGGTATTCTTTTCCAGAAGATTATAAGTCATTTTTAATGTGGTCTAATGGGAGTGAAGGCCAGGTTGGAGGAAGATATGTATCTCTTTGGAATGTTGGGCGACTTAGAGAACTTAATGACGGATATGGTATTAATCTGTATTTGCCGGGAGTTCTCGCAATAGGCACGGACGGTGGAGGACAGGGCTATGCTCTAGATTTTCGTAGTTCTGCCACAAGCCCTGCTTTTATTCAAGTGCCTTTAGGCGACTTGAACTTCGACTCTATTACTATCTTAGAAGATTCATTTTTCGAGGGAATGCGTCGAGCTCTGATGAAATAG
- a CDS encoding RHS repeat-associated core domain-containing protein, translating into MSYSYGSNGNGTGAGPHQARTVGGQSYSYDANGNLVSGGGRTYTWQADNLPASITSGGATETYTYDADGERLTRTAGGVTTVYVGGLYEEDLQTGVTRSLYQFNGQIVAQRSSDASGLIYLHGDHLGSVSLATNASGGVVSRQEFDPWGSLRSGSISQTALNDTGQRRDGTGVLYYHARYYDPVLARFISADSVVPGAPDGSMDGVALKPLTVDFHETGFVNGLNAEHGQGFWFQLTQAQRQEANAPWGPQNPQALNRYAYVQNNPLRYTDPTGHVAWWVIGGIGGAAVGFATYALTHRGDFNWKHAALYAAGGAVVGATLGAGAHAAAGFIARAGAVGAAGATATAAQNVVKFDWKRVDHIFRNAPGHVNPSSAASQARFARLFEEVASNPNNLRSNFPLPQGAVRAGIQVYTQVFRNGEQIWVYVRNGIIQDAGVNPPGAWR; encoded by the coding sequence GTGAGCTACAGCTACGGATCGAACGGCAACGGCACGGGCGCGGGACCGCATCAGGCGCGGACGGTGGGCGGGCAGAGCTACAGCTACGACGCGAACGGCAACCTCGTGAGCGGCGGCGGGCGAACGTACACCTGGCAGGCCGACAATCTGCCGGCGAGCATCACCAGCGGCGGCGCGACCGAGACCTACACCTACGACGCGGACGGCGAACGCCTCACGCGCACGGCCGGCGGCGTGACGACGGTCTATGTCGGCGGCCTGTACGAAGAAGATCTGCAGACCGGCGTCACGCGCTCGCTCTACCAGTTCAACGGGCAGATCGTCGCGCAGCGCAGCAGTGACGCGAGCGGGCTGATCTACCTCCACGGCGACCATCTCGGCAGCGTGAGTCTGGCAACAAACGCGAGTGGCGGGGTCGTGAGTCGCCAGGAGTTCGATCCGTGGGGCAGCCTGCGCAGCGGCAGCATCAGCCAGACGGCGCTCAACGACACCGGGCAGCGGCGCGATGGCACGGGCGTGCTGTATTATCATGCGCGGTATTATGATCCCGTGCTGGCGCGGTTCATCTCCGCTGACTCCGTGGTGCCGGGTGCGCCGGACGGCTCGATGGACGGTGTGGCGCTGAAGCCGCTGACGGTGGACTTCCACGAGACCGGCTTCGTCAATGGACTCAACGCGGAGCACGGCCAGGGCTTCTGGTTCCAGTTGACGCAGGCGCAACGGCAGGAGGCGAACGCGCCGTGGGGACCACAAAATCCGCAGGCGCTCAATCGCTATGCCTATGTCCAGAATAATCCGTTGCGGTATACTGATCCGACAGGACATGTTGCGTGGTGGGTCATCGGTGGCATCGGTGGTGCAGCTGTTGGCTTCGCTACGTATGCACTGACACATCGCGGGGATTTTAACTGGAAGCATGCGGCACTCTATGCTGCGGGAGGAGCAGTTGTCGGTGCCACTCTCGGTGCGGGAGCGCATGCCGCAGCAGGATTCATTGCGAGAGCTGGTGCTGTAGGAGCGGCAGGGGCAACAGCAACAGCTGCGCAGAATGTAGTAAAGTTTGACTGGAAACGAGTCGATCATATTTTCCGTAATGCACCTGGACATGTAAATCCCTCAAGCGCTGCCTCGCAGGCGAGGTTCGCTCGCCTCTTTGAAGAGGTAGCATCGAACCCAAATAACTTGAGGAGTAATTTTCCACTACCACAAGGCGCTGTTCGAGCTGGAATCCAAGTGTATACTCAAGTCTTTCGGAATGGAGAACAGATTTGGGTATATGTACGAAATGGGATAATCCAGGATGCAGGTGTTAACCCTCCCGGAGCTTGGCGATGA
- a CDS encoding RHS repeat-associated core domain-containing protein, whose protein sequence is MSLATNASGAVVCRQDFDPWGSIRSGGISQTTLNYTGQRRDGTGLLYYHARYYDPVLGRFISADTIVPGSGALTLWPSDATAAPLFGQQNAPGPQNPQELNRYSYVNNNPIRHTDPTGHCTAAVIDCPIIGPGLVGTAICGPGCGLIAAGGALVGVVVIYGATSESAPLTAADTVGSSGEFAGVYTLSDGSAQKKRGPKPKGTGPHNEKVEERIKDLKGELGKDWEHTHGGTKKEEYIETPGGTKNARRPDITYKNKKTGEVHRENVGKTYKDGRPVKRETDALNDIERATGKRPKFTPYDR, encoded by the coding sequence GTGAGTCTGGCAACAAACGCGAGCGGCGCGGTGGTGTGTCGCCAGGACTTCGATCCGTGGGGCAGCATTCGGAGCGGCGGCATCAGCCAGACCACGCTCAATTACACCGGGCAGCGGCGGGATGGCACGGGCTTGCTCTACTACCACGCGCGGTATTATGATCCGGTGCTAGGGCGGTTCATAAGTGCCGATACGATCGTGCCTGGTTCCGGCGCGCTCACGCTCTGGCCGAGTGATGCCACGGCTGCACCGCTGTTTGGGCAGCAGAACGCGCCGGGGCCGCAGAACCCGCAGGAACTCAACCGGTACTCCTACGTTAACAATAATCCCATCCGCCATACCGATCCGACAGGACATTGCACGGCTGCGGTCATCGATTGTCCTATTATTGGGCCTGGGTTGGTTGGTACAGCCATCTGCGGGCCAGGCTGTGGGTTGATCGCAGCGGGCGGGGCGTTAGTTGGCGTCGTCGTTATATACGGCGCGACTTCTGAGTCCGCACCCCTCACCGCTGCCGACACCGTAGGGTCGTCCGGTGAGTTTGCAGGAGTCTATACACTTAGTGATGGATCTGCTCAAAAGAAGAGGGGTCCAAAGCCCAAAGGAACTGGACCTCATAATGAAAAAGTTGAGGAGAGAATTAAGGATTTGAAGGGGGAGCTGGGGAAAGACTGGGAGCATACTCATGGTGGCACAAAGAAGGAGGAATATATTGAGACTCCGGGAGGAACAAAAAATGCACGGAGGCCGGACATAACATACAAAAATAAGAAGACGGGCGAAGTTCATCGAGAAAATGTAGGAAAAACCTACAAGGATGGCCGACCTGTAAAGCGTGAGACCGACGCTCTAAATGATATCGAACGTGCAACAGGGAAGAGGCCCAAGTTTACCCCTTACGACCGATAA
- a CDS encoding RHS repeat-associated core domain-containing protein, whose protein sequence is MNRQEFDPWGGIRSGGISQTTINYIGQRRDGTGLLYYHARYYDPVLARFLSADSVVPGAPDGSMDGVALKPLTVDFHETGFVTGLNAEHGQGFWFQNTDQVAPWGPQNPQALNRYAYVQNNPLRYTDPTGHYRECKPYECGGPVGRVKSTAGRLIAKAVCFFVGCTVEGDVVYSSTEPDLGIDPTALGSVVGKQFAKAGIKVTDHFLKRLAKRASRGVTEELALRAYNKGRLFYNPKTKNFIRYDPQSGVAVVVDSPSGGTAITTFEGNISPDWVSVPWRLGK, encoded by the coding sequence GTGAATCGGCAGGAGTTCGACCCGTGGGGCGGCATCCGCAGCGGCGGCATCAGCCAGACGACCATCAACTACATCGGGCAGCGGCGGGATGGCACCGGCTTGCTCTACTACCACGCGCGGTATTACGATCCGGTGTTGGCGCGGTTTCTCTCGGCGGATAGCGTCGTGCCGGGCGCGCCGGACGGGAGCATGGATGGCGTGGCGTTGAAGCCGCTGACGGTGGATTTCCACGAGACCGGCTTTGTGACCGGACTCAACGCCGAGCATGGCCAGGGCTTCTGGTTCCAAAATACCGACCAGGTCGCGCCGTGGGGACCACAGAATCCGCAAGCGCTCAATCGGTATGCGTATGTGCAGAATAATCCGTTGCGCTATACCGATCCGACGGGGCACTATCGGGAATGCAAGCCGTATGAGTGTGGCGGACCAGTGGGTAGGGTAAAATCCACTGCAGGCAGGCTAATTGCCAAAGCTGTATGCTTCTTTGTAGGTTGCACTGTTGAAGGTGATGTAGTTTATTCGTCGACTGAGCCTGATCTTGGTATCGACCCAACGGCTTTGGGATCAGTCGTAGGTAAGCAGTTTGCAAAGGCGGGAATAAAAGTAACGGATCATTTCCTCAAGCGTCTCGCCAAGAGGGCATCCCGTGGTGTAACCGAAGAATTAGCTTTGCGTGCTTACAATAAGGGACGGCTCTTCTACAATCCAAAAACGAAGAATTTTATAAGATATGACCCGCAGTCAGGGGTTGCCGTGGTTGTGGATTCCCCGAGTGGGGGTACTGCAATAACGACGTTTGAAGGCAACATCTCTCCTGATTGGGTATCTGTACCCTGGAGGCTAGGAAAATGA
- a CDS encoding RHS repeat-associated core domain-containing protein → MSRQDFDPWGSLRSGGIPQTTLNYTGQRRDSTGLVYYHARYYDPVLGRFISADSVVPGAPDGSMDGVALKPLTVDFHEPGFVNRLREEYQFTLDHGFWFQLDDAQREEAKEPWGPQNPQALNRYAYVLNNPLRYTDPTGHVGITIDNYGFTLHLSHEDVQHVFDIMTHWGVGFTGAVATISAWLLEAISASAAAIIGFGAVATAATALALSAPIMLGIEWNYGSRGLDFRFGREVTDAQLRGGPIHGLYEMIQRPTVSHQHGRYCESSLCKSIQPIPNKQQATPPQLPVRSGNNYVV, encoded by the coding sequence GTGAGTCGCCAGGACTTCGATCCGTGGGGCAGCCTCCGCAGCGGCGGCATCCCGCAGACGACCCTCAACTACACCGGGCAGCGGCGTGACAGCACCGGTTTGGTGTACTATCATGCACGGTATTACGATCCGGTGCTGGGGCGGTTTATCTCGGCGGATAGCGTCGTGCCGGGGGCACCGGATGGCTCGATGGACGGCGTGGCGCTGAAGCCGCTGACCGTCGACTTCCACGAGCCGGGGTTTGTGAACCGCTTGCGCGAGGAGTACCAGTTCACCCTTGACCACGGCTTTTGGTTCCAACTCGATGACGCACAGCGCGAGGAAGCGAAGGAGCCATGGGGGCCACAGAATCCGCAGGCGCTCAATCGCTACGCCTATGTGCTGAATAACCCGCTGCGGTATACTGATCCGACGGGGCATGTTGGGATAACGATAGACAACTACGGATTTACACTTCATCTCTCGCATGAGGATGTTCAACATGTCTTTGATATCATGACGCATTGGGGAGTGGGTTTCACCGGTGCAGTTGCTACTATATCAGCCTGGCTGCTTGAGGCAATTTCAGCATCAGCTGCCGCTATTATTGGATTTGGTGCAGTAGCAACTGCGGCTACTGCACTTGCGCTGAGCGCACCAATAATGCTTGGTATCGAGTGGAATTATGGAAGTAGGGGCCTCGATTTTCGCTTCGGTCGTGAAGTAACTGATGCGCAACTACGAGGGGGACCAATACATGGCCTTTATGAGATGATCCAACGACCTACGGTTAGTCATCAACATGGCCGTTACTGTGAGTCGTCGTTATGCAAGAGTATTCAACCAATACCAAACAAGCAACAGGCGACGCCGCCTCAGCTGCCGGTACGATCCGGCAACAACTATGTAGTATAA